A single Lynx canadensis isolate LIC74 chromosome D2, mLynCan4.pri.v2, whole genome shotgun sequence DNA region contains:
- the LOC115527552 gene encoding 40S ribosomal protein S17-like: MGHLRTKTMRKSGWVIIKKHCIHLGNDFHTNKRTGKGTTIIPSEKPRNKTAGYVTHLTKQIQRGLVTSIKLQGEERERMNHYVPEFSALDQEMAEVEPDTKEMLKLLNLGSLSKP; encoded by the exons ATGGGCCACCTGCGCACCAAAACCATGAGGAAGTCAGGCTGGGTCATCATTAAGAAACACTGCATTCACCTGGGCAATGACTTCCACACCAACAAACGCACAGGCAAGGGGACCACCATTATTCCCAGCGAGAAGCCACGCAATAAGACAGCAGGCTATGTCACACATCTGACGAAGCAGATTCAGAGAGGCCT AGTTACCTCCATCAAGctgcagggggaggagagagaaaggatgaatCATTATGTACCTGAGTTCTCAGCCTTGGATCAGGAGATGGCTGAAGTAGAGCCAGACACTAAGGAAATGTTGAAACTTTTGAACTTGGGCAGTCTGTCCAAACCGTAG